The Actinomadura sp. WMMB 499 genome includes a window with the following:
- a CDS encoding bifunctional glycosyltransferase family 2 protein/CDP-glycerol:glycerophosphate glycerophosphotransferase: MSPKLSVVVPFHNTEEYLRECLESLAGQSFRDLEVIMVDDGSTDNGAVLAKEMCERDGRFRLVAREQEGPGPARNAGVRQARGRYLAFADADDIVAPGAYMRLVGSLERTGSDLACGNVERTDGGRRWQSVLHQGVFAERRSATHVASQPLLIRDRTPWNKVYRRTFWDSAALEFPSGFYEDPPVTVRAHALAKAVDVLPDTVYYWRKRQGSITEERYDWENVSQRLRSARLVRDGLASYAPQLLNVYDEHALVDVELRVLLEALPRTDGERRPELVEMGGELAERIAPRVLKRLPALSRLQLHLLARRMLPELEEVRRFVAVGGPGDAPRVRRGLRHRWFAEYPFFEDEALGLPAHLYDVTDELAPVAAIDRATWVDGRLRLEGHAYVRHLDSSTVDGSRIRLWLVAANRRGLLKVPVRRVRRPDVTAGSRQSEVSYDWSGFVAEIDPSTLRIFGRWRDVDWIPCVEIVSNGVRRRRTLGNPAQTPRLWPDDLECVPGVRVQGVAARHRFVVQVRRTPAAVTGCRTDGGDLVLDGWSDEPLGEDVRVTATARGGGETVAGVLEAGRDGRGFRARLPVAELTGRPGDWDVALPGGARPHVTRQAAGAAFGVPGGELEIARTRRSTLRIVFREPAPVVERVTWAPDGVVTLHGACPDPSGRADALLLRRRRSSEEHRVPLRWDGARFTASFAPARMPMLGLSRPLVPGRWDVLVDGGGDGGGDGGGDGAEGERPVAVRRHALRDLPDPHETGLHRVTVRAYKTDRLQFRVETALDEDERGEYAQRRLRSGHYRRHLNLPVRELAVFDAYRGRQYSCNPRGIYDELRRRGTDVECVWVTANGQFGRPPSARVVLSGTREYYEALARARYIFGNWSQQPWFVKREDQTYVQCWHGTPLKKLGYDVKEMPFKRTEGVDWMEHDVRHWDLLLSQNAFSVPLFRRAFGYDGEVLESGYPRNDILHSPHRDDIAAAVRRRLGIPKGKRVVLYAPTWRDDFHLAVGKRAFRLEFDVDRFRRALGRDHVLLLRTHYLVTDRPKWVPGDCVLDVSVYPDISELYLISDVLVTDYSSAMFDFAGTGRPMVFFAYDLERYRDHVRGFYFDFDAEAPGPLLPTTQDVVDALGEPDAIDAGYRSARAAFAARYCPHDDGRAASRVLDRVLSIPAH, encoded by the coding sequence ATGTCCCCGAAGCTGAGCGTCGTCGTCCCGTTCCACAACACCGAGGAGTACCTGCGGGAGTGCCTGGAGTCGCTGGCCGGGCAGTCGTTCCGCGACCTCGAGGTGATCATGGTGGACGACGGGTCCACCGACAACGGCGCGGTGCTCGCGAAGGAGATGTGCGAGCGGGACGGACGGTTCCGGCTGGTCGCGCGCGAGCAGGAGGGCCCCGGACCGGCGCGCAACGCGGGCGTCCGGCAGGCGAGGGGCAGGTACCTCGCGTTCGCCGACGCCGACGACATCGTCGCGCCCGGGGCGTACATGCGCCTCGTCGGGTCGCTGGAGCGGACGGGCTCGGATCTGGCGTGCGGGAACGTCGAGCGGACGGACGGGGGGCGCCGGTGGCAGTCCGTCCTGCACCAGGGCGTGTTCGCGGAGCGGCGCTCGGCGACGCACGTGGCGTCGCAGCCGCTGCTGATCCGCGACCGGACGCCGTGGAACAAGGTGTACCGGCGCACGTTCTGGGACTCGGCCGCCCTGGAGTTCCCCTCGGGCTTCTACGAGGACCCGCCCGTGACGGTACGGGCGCACGCCCTCGCCAAGGCCGTCGACGTCCTGCCGGACACCGTTTACTACTGGCGCAAACGGCAGGGATCCATCACGGAGGAACGGTACGACTGGGAGAACGTCTCCCAGCGGCTGAGGTCGGCGCGCCTCGTGCGCGACGGTCTCGCCTCCTACGCCCCGCAGCTGCTCAACGTCTACGACGAGCACGCCCTGGTCGACGTCGAGCTGCGGGTGCTGCTGGAGGCCCTGCCGAGGACGGACGGCGAGCGCCGCCCGGAGCTCGTCGAGATGGGCGGCGAGCTGGCCGAGCGGATCGCGCCGCGGGTGCTGAAGCGGCTCCCGGCCCTGTCGCGGCTCCAGCTGCACCTGCTGGCGCGGCGGATGCTGCCGGAGCTGGAGGAGGTGCGGCGGTTCGTCGCGGTCGGCGGGCCGGGCGACGCGCCGCGCGTGCGGCGGGGGCTGCGGCACCGGTGGTTCGCCGAGTACCCGTTCTTCGAGGACGAGGCCCTGGGGCTGCCCGCGCACCTGTACGACGTCACCGACGAGCTGGCGCCCGTCGCGGCGATCGACCGCGCCACGTGGGTCGACGGGCGGCTCCGCCTGGAGGGCCACGCCTACGTCCGGCACCTGGACTCCTCGACCGTGGACGGCTCGCGGATCCGCCTGTGGCTGGTCGCCGCGAACCGGCGCGGGCTGCTGAAGGTCCCGGTCCGGCGGGTCCGGCGCCCGGACGTGACGGCGGGGTCCCGGCAGTCGGAGGTGTCCTACGACTGGTCCGGGTTCGTCGCCGAGATCGACCCGTCGACGCTGCGGATCTTCGGCCGCTGGCGCGACGTCGACTGGATCCCGTGCGTCGAGATCGTCAGCAACGGGGTGCGGCGGCGCCGGACGCTGGGCAACCCGGCGCAGACGCCGCGGCTGTGGCCGGACGACCTGGAGTGCGTACCCGGCGTGCGCGTGCAGGGCGTCGCGGCCCGGCACCGGTTCGTCGTCCAGGTGCGGCGCACGCCCGCGGCGGTCACCGGCTGCCGGACGGACGGCGGCGACCTCGTGCTGGACGGCTGGAGCGACGAGCCGCTGGGCGAGGACGTCCGCGTCACCGCGACCGCGCGCGGCGGCGGGGAGACGGTCGCGGGGGTCCTGGAGGCCGGGCGGGACGGGCGCGGCTTCCGCGCGCGGCTGCCGGTCGCGGAGCTGACCGGACGGCCCGGCGACTGGGACGTCGCGCTGCCCGGCGGCGCCCGCCCGCACGTCACCCGGCAGGCGGCGGGCGCGGCGTTCGGGGTGCCGGGCGGCGAGCTGGAGATCGCCCGCACCCGCCGCAGCACGCTGCGGATCGTCTTCCGGGAGCCGGCACCGGTCGTCGAACGGGTCACGTGGGCGCCCGACGGGGTCGTGACCCTGCACGGCGCCTGCCCCGACCCGTCCGGCCGCGCGGACGCGCTGCTGCTGCGGCGGCGGCGCTCCAGCGAGGAGCACCGGGTGCCGCTGCGCTGGGACGGTGCCCGCTTCACCGCGTCGTTCGCCCCGGCCCGGATGCCGATGCTCGGGCTGTCGCGCCCGCTGGTGCCGGGCCGCTGGGACGTCCTCGTGGACGGCGGCGGGGACGGCGGCGGGGACGGCGGCGGGGACGGCGCCGAGGGCGAGCGTCCCGTCGCGGTCCGCCGGCACGCCCTGCGCGACCTGCCCGACCCGCACGAGACGGGCCTGCACCGCGTGACCGTCCGCGCGTACAAGACCGACCGGTTGCAGTTCCGGGTCGAGACCGCACTGGACGAGGACGAGCGGGGCGAGTACGCGCAGCGGCGGCTCCGGTCGGGGCACTACCGCCGCCACCTGAACCTGCCCGTGCGCGAGCTGGCCGTGTTCGACGCCTACCGCGGACGCCAGTACTCCTGCAATCCGCGCGGCATCTACGACGAGCTGCGCCGCAGGGGCACCGACGTCGAGTGCGTGTGGGTCACGGCTAACGGCCAGTTCGGACGGCCCCCGAGTGCACGGGTCGTCCTGTCGGGAACGCGGGAGTATTACGAGGCGCTGGCGCGCGCGCGGTACATCTTCGGGAACTGGTCCCAGCAACCCTGGTTCGTCAAGCGTGAGGACCAGACGTACGTGCAGTGCTGGCACGGGACGCCCCTGAAGAAACTGGGCTACGACGTCAAGGAGATGCCCTTCAAGCGCACCGAGGGCGTCGACTGGATGGAGCACGACGTCCGGCACTGGGACCTGCTGCTGTCGCAGAACGCGTTCTCCGTGCCGCTGTTCCGCCGCGCGTTCGGGTACGACGGGGAGGTTCTGGAGAGCGGGTACCCGCGCAACGACATCCTGCACAGCCCGCACCGGGACGACATCGCGGCGGCCGTCCGCCGCCGCCTCGGCATCCCGAAGGGCAAGCGCGTCGTCCTGTACGCGCCGACCTGGCGGGACGACTTCCATCTCGCCGTCGGCAAGCGCGCGTTCCGCCTGGAGTTCGACGTGGACCGCTTCCGGCGGGCCCTGGGCCGCGACCACGTGCTGCTGCTGCGCACCCACTACCTCGTGACCGACCGCCCGAAGTGGGTCCCCGGCGACTGCGTCTTGGACGTCTCGGTCTATCCGGACATCTCCGAGCTCTACCTGATCAGCGACGTCCTGGTCACCGACTACTCGTCCGCGATGTTCGACTTCGCCGGTACCGGCCGTCCGATGGTGTTCTTCGCCTACGACCTGGAGCGCTACCGCGACCACGTGCGCGGGTTCTACTTCGACTTCGACGCGGAGGCCCCCGGGCCGCTGCTGCCCACCACGCAGGACGTCGTCGACGCCCTCGGCGAGCCGGACGCGATCGACGCCGGGTACCGGTCCGCCCGCGCCGCGTTCGCCGCCCGGTACTGCCCGCACGACGACGGCCGCGCCGCCTCCCGGGTCCTCGACCGGGTGCTGTCCATCCCCGCCCACTGA
- a CDS encoding sensor histidine kinase encodes MVMKAPADARAVPVLAEPRAAEAEPSALDRVRRAAAARERDRIARELHDVVTHHMSVIAVQATAALVDGTALPDAARRTLETVRDTAREALSETRIVVGRLRRDDETAGLGRLDDLVRAARRGGLPVSTVVTGTPRPLDPRTSLAAYRIVQESLGNAARYAPGARVIVEIRYGPGTLALSITDDGALAAPAAPRGGGAPAAPRGGGAPAATRGGGNGLVGMCERVTMLGGAIEAGPRGGGWSIVVHLPYGPHDAS; translated from the coding sequence ATGGTCATGAAGGCGCCCGCGGACGCGCGCGCGGTCCCGGTGCTCGCCGAGCCCCGGGCGGCCGAGGCCGAGCCGTCCGCCCTGGACCGGGTCCGGCGCGCGGCGGCGGCGCGGGAGCGCGACCGCATCGCCCGCGAACTGCACGACGTCGTCACGCACCACATGTCGGTGATCGCCGTGCAGGCCACCGCGGCGCTCGTCGACGGCACCGCGCTGCCGGACGCGGCGCGCCGGACGCTCGAGACGGTGCGGGACACCGCGCGCGAGGCGCTGTCCGAGACCCGGATCGTCGTCGGACGGCTGCGCCGCGACGACGAGACCGCCGGTCTCGGCCGCCTGGACGACCTGGTCCGCGCGGCCCGCCGCGGCGGCCTGCCGGTGTCGACCGTCGTCACCGGGACGCCGCGGCCGCTGGATCCCCGCACGAGCCTGGCCGCCTACCGGATCGTCCAGGAGTCACTCGGCAACGCCGCCCGGTACGCGCCCGGCGCCCGCGTCATCGTCGAGATCCGCTACGGGCCCGGCACCCTCGCGCTGTCGATCACCGACGACGGCGCCCTGGCCGCGCCCGCGGCCCCGCGGGGCGGCGGCGCGCCCGCGGCCCCGCGGGGCGGCGGCGCGCCCGCGGCCACGCGGGGCGGCGGCAACGGCCTCGTGGGCATGTGCGAGCGCGTCACGATGCTGGGCGGCGCGATCGAGGCCGGGCCACGGGGCGGCGGATGGTCCATCGTCGTCCACCTGCCCTACGGGCCGCACGACGCGAGCTGA
- a CDS encoding serine/threonine-protein kinase: MGWDGEGVLAGRYRRLDRIGRGGMGAVWRAHDADLDREVAVKELHVPEQIADDERSVWFARMDREARAAARLRHPGIVTVYDRVRGDDGRPWIVMELVHGRSLDRVLAEEGPLPARRVAAIGLAMLDALSAAHAQGIVHRDVKPANVLLEGERVLLTDFGIAAMEGDATLTRSGAVLGTPAYMSPEQVEGRPVTPASDLWSLGAALYAAVEGRPPFTAPTHGALFVAIATRDPAPPRCGGPLAEALVKLLNRDPSERPSPARVRALLGAAAGGGPTRTDPVPGPAGRVSEQVATAADGVRARKGSVRGALACTWITVAVTLYTSRSQDVFVPYWAPYLLTGLVGSALLLSFGLWRPAPRRAILATVAVINVGLTSGALVGGYWRDDIMQVAIPSAVAWVGGAVALMFAFSAANPLLTARISPAGSRRGVLMLIAVAEGVVMTAWPWALFGALGMEVHLPVDGKGISLFVGPLGFVFVAWIASRFFGARH; encoded by the coding sequence GTGGGCTGGGATGGCGAGGGTGTGCTGGCGGGACGGTACCGGAGGCTGGACCGGATCGGGCGGGGCGGGATGGGGGCGGTGTGGCGCGCCCACGATGCCGATCTCGACCGGGAGGTCGCGGTCAAGGAACTCCACGTCCCCGAGCAGATCGCCGACGACGAACGGTCCGTCTGGTTCGCGCGGATGGACCGGGAGGCGCGGGCCGCCGCGCGGCTGCGGCATCCGGGCATCGTGACCGTCTACGACCGGGTGCGGGGCGACGACGGCCGTCCGTGGATCGTGATGGAGCTGGTGCACGGCCGGTCGCTGGACCGGGTGCTGGCCGAGGAGGGCCCGCTGCCCGCGCGGCGGGTCGCCGCGATCGGGCTGGCGATGCTGGACGCGCTGTCGGCGGCCCACGCGCAGGGCATCGTCCACCGCGACGTGAAACCGGCCAACGTGCTGCTGGAGGGCGAGCGCGTCCTGCTCACCGACTTCGGCATCGCGGCGATGGAGGGCGACGCCACCCTCACCCGCTCGGGCGCGGTGCTGGGCACGCCCGCGTACATGTCCCCGGAGCAGGTCGAGGGCCGGCCCGTGACCCCGGCCTCCGACCTGTGGTCGCTCGGCGCGGCGCTGTACGCGGCGGTGGAGGGGCGCCCGCCGTTCACCGCGCCCACGCACGGCGCGCTGTTCGTCGCCATCGCGACCCGCGACCCGGCGCCGCCGCGGTGCGGCGGGCCGCTGGCGGAGGCGCTGGTGAAGCTGCTGAACAGGGACCCCTCCGAACGACCGTCTCCCGCGCGGGTCCGCGCTCTGCTCGGTGCCGCCGCCGGTGGCGGGCCGACCCGTACCGATCCCGTGCCAGGTCCGGCCGGACGCGTCTCCGAGCAGGTGGCCACCGCGGCGGACGGCGTCCGCGCCCGCAAGGGCTCCGTACGGGGCGCCCTCGCCTGCACGTGGATCACCGTCGCCGTCACGCTGTACACCTCGCGGAGCCAGGACGTGTTCGTACCGTACTGGGCTCCGTACCTGCTCACGGGCCTCGTGGGATCGGCGCTCCTCCTGTCGTTCGGCCTGTGGAGACCGGCGCCGCGGCGGGCGATCCTCGCCACCGTGGCCGTGATCAACGTCGGGCTCACGTCGGGCGCCCTGGTGGGCGGCTACTGGAGGGACGACATCATGCAAGTCGCGATCCCATCGGCCGTGGCCTGGGTGGGGGGCGCGGTGGCCCTGATGTTCGCGTTCTCCGCGGCGAATCCACTGCTGACCGCTCGGATCTCCCCGGCAGGATCACGCCGAGGCGTCCTCATGCTCATCGCCGTCGCGGAAGGCGTCGTCATGACGGCGTGGCCGTGGGCCCTCTTCGGGGCGTTGGGCATGGAGGTACATCTCCCCGTCGATGGCAAGGGAATCAGTCTTTTCGTGGGCCCCCTCGGCTTCGTGTTCGTGGCCTGGATCGCTTCTCGGTTCTTCGGTGCGCGGCACTGA
- a CDS encoding SDR family oxidoreductase, translating into MMLTDRTALVTGGSRGIGRAIVERLAADGARVVFSYREGKDAADELVRELGGRAVAVRADQEDTGTIDALFEPVGDSLDLVVNNAAVNPHGPIAEMSGDDFDRVMTVNAKYPLLVMRRAEPLMPDGGRIVNVSTLNTVLPAPGHALYSASKAALEQLTAVAAREFGPRGITVNSVSPGATDTDLFRETNPPGAAEQVVGFTALGRLGRPDDIAGVVAFLAGPDSGWITGQNLRATGGLVF; encoded by the coding sequence ATGATGCTCACGGACAGGACGGCCCTCGTCACCGGCGGCTCGCGGGGGATCGGGCGGGCCATCGTGGAACGGCTCGCGGCGGACGGCGCCCGCGTGGTGTTCAGCTACCGCGAGGGCAAGGACGCGGCGGACGAACTCGTGCGGGAACTCGGCGGCCGGGCCGTCGCCGTGCGGGCCGACCAGGAGGACACCGGGACGATCGACGCGCTGTTCGAGCCCGTCGGGGACTCCCTCGATCTCGTCGTGAACAACGCGGCCGTCAACCCGCACGGGCCGATCGCCGAGATGTCCGGCGACGACTTCGACCGGGTGATGACGGTCAACGCGAAGTACCCGCTCCTGGTGATGCGGCGGGCCGAACCGCTGATGCCGGACGGGGGCCGGATCGTCAACGTGTCGACGCTCAACACCGTGCTGCCGGCGCCCGGGCACGCGCTCTACTCGGCGAGCAAGGCGGCGCTGGAGCAGCTCACGGCCGTCGCCGCCCGCGAGTTCGGCCCGCGCGGCATCACCGTGAACTCGGTGTCGCCCGGCGCGACCGACACCGACCTGTTCCGGGAGACGAACCCGCCGGGGGCGGCGGAGCAGGTCGTGGGGTTCACCGCGCTCGGCAGGCTCGGCCGTCCGGACGACATCGCGGGCGTCGTCGCGTTCCTCGCGGGCCCGGACTCGGGCTGGATCACCGGCCAGAACCTGCGGGCGACCGGCGGTTTGGTGTTCTGA
- a CDS encoding hydrogen peroxide-inducible genes activator — MAISRPTVAQLRAFLALAEHLHFRDAAAALRMSQPALSGAVAALEEGLETRLVERTTRKVMLTPAGERVARRAELVLAELDRLVEDVRAVRGPLVGPLRVGVIPTVAPYLLPVVLPRIAKDFPRLELSVHEEQTDQIVAELLAGRLDVVVMALPSPVLGVRELPLYDEDFVLVAPASQDLAVPGDGVAREVLGELDVLLLNEGHCLRDQAMDVCREVGARAVAATYATSLATLVQLVSGGLGVTLVPETALPVETRRAPDLALHRFRDPAPFRRVGLGYRATSPRAGEFEALAQSVRAAIAEQGGESPGFRPSA; from the coding sequence GTGGCGATCAGTAGACCTACGGTGGCGCAGCTCAGGGCGTTCCTGGCGCTCGCGGAGCACCTGCACTTCCGGGACGCCGCGGCGGCTCTGCGGATGAGCCAGCCCGCGCTGTCGGGGGCGGTGGCGGCGCTGGAGGAGGGCCTCGAGACGCGGCTCGTCGAGCGGACGACGCGGAAGGTGATGCTGACGCCGGCGGGGGAGCGGGTCGCGCGCCGGGCCGAGCTGGTGCTGGCCGAACTCGACCGGCTGGTCGAGGACGTGCGGGCGGTCCGGGGGCCGCTGGTCGGGCCGTTGCGGGTCGGTGTGATCCCGACGGTCGCTCCGTACCTGCTGCCCGTCGTGCTTCCGCGGATCGCCAAGGACTTCCCGCGGCTGGAGCTGTCGGTGCACGAGGAGCAGACCGACCAGATCGTGGCCGAGCTGCTGGCCGGACGGCTGGACGTCGTGGTCATGGCGCTGCCCTCGCCGGTGCTCGGGGTGCGGGAGCTGCCGCTCTACGACGAGGACTTCGTGCTGGTCGCGCCCGCTTCGCAGGATCTCGCCGTGCCGGGCGACGGGGTCGCGCGGGAGGTGCTGGGCGAGCTCGACGTGCTGCTGCTCAACGAGGGGCACTGCCTGCGCGACCAGGCCATGGACGTGTGCCGCGAGGTGGGGGCGCGGGCGGTGGCCGCCACGTACGCGACGAGCCTGGCGACGCTCGTCCAGCTCGTGTCGGGCGGGCTGGGGGTGACGCTGGTGCCGGAGACGGCGCTGCCGGTGGAGACGCGGCGGGCGCCCGACCTGGCGCTGCACCGGTTCCGGGACCCCGCGCCGTTCCGGCGGGTCGGTCTGGGGTACCGGGCCACGTCGCCGCGGGCGGGGGAGTTCGAGGCGCTCGCGCAGAGCGTCCGTGCGGCGATCGCGGAGCAAGGGGGCGAATCGCCCGGGTTCCGGCCGTCCGCCTGA